One segment of Salvia splendens isolate huo1 chromosome 20, SspV2, whole genome shotgun sequence DNA contains the following:
- the LOC121780680 gene encoding carotenoid cleavage dioxygenase 8 homolog B, chloroplastic-like → MASLRISPIAPFTQSKRIDTSHRDKHGSSLFRKTFPNRVSNENRPLLAISQVATNPPSEVVANQEGENVNEKHVAWTSVKQERWQGELQVQGEIPQWLNGTYLRNGPGLWHIGDYNFRHLFDGYATLVRLNFDSGRLMMGHRQIESDAYKASQKNKKLCYREFSEAPKTDNFLAYMGDLAKLLSGASLTDNANTGVVKLGDGRVVCLTETQKGSIVIDPDTLDTLGKFEYSDNLGGLIHSAHPIVTDTDFITLLPDLINPGYQVVRMEPGSNERKVIGRVNCRGGPSPGWVHSFPVTENYVVVPEMPLRYCAQNLLKAEPTPLYKFEWHPESKGFMHIMCKASGKIVASVEVPLFVTFHYINAYEEKDEDGRVTAVIADCCEHNADTNILQNLTLQNLRSRNGQDVLPDARVGRFRIPIDGSPNGTLEAALDPNEHGRGMDMCSINPNFLGKKYRYAYACGAQRPCNFPNTLTKIDLFEKKAKNWSEEGSVPSEPFFVARLGATEEDDGVVISMISEKNGDGFALVLDGTTFEEIARAKFPYGLPYGLHGAWVPKN, encoded by the exons ATGGCTTCCTTAAGAATTTCTCCCATCGCCCCCTTCACTCAGTCGAAAAGAATCGACACCTCTCATCGAGATAAACATGGGTCGTCCTTGTTCAGGAAAACTTTCCCGAATAGGGTTTCGAATGAGAATCGCCCACTGTTAGCTATCTCCCAAGTTGCTACAAACCCCCCTTCTGAAGTTGTTGCAAATCAAGAAGGTGAAAATGTTAATGAGAAACATGTTGCTTGGACTAGTGTTAAGCAAGAGAGATGGCAAGGAGAGCTTCAAGTTCAAGGAGAAATCCCACAATGGCTG AACGGAACATATCTAAGAAACGGGCCGGGCCTATGGCACATCGGAGACTACAACTTCCGGCACCTCTTCGACGGCTACGCCACCCTCGTCCGCCTCAACTTCGACTCCGGCCGCCTCATGATGGGCCACCGCCAAATCGAGTCCGACGCCTACAAAGCctcccaaaaaaataaaaaactttgCTACCGTGAATTCTCCGAGGCCCCCAAAACCGACAACTTCTTGGCCTACATGGGCGACCTAGCCAAGCTCCTGTCCGGCGCCTCGCTCACCGACAACGCCAACACGGGTGTCGTGAAGCTAGGCGACGGACGGGTTGTTTGCTTGACCGAGACCCAAAAGGGGTCTATTGTCATAGACCCCGACACTTTAGACACGTTGGGGAAGTTTGAGTATAGTGACAATTTGGGCGGGCTGATCCACTCAGCCCACCCAATTGTCACTGATACTGACTTTATTACTTTGTTACCCGATTTAATCAACCCGGGTTACCAAGTGGTTAGGATGGAGCCCGGGTCGAATGAGAGGAAAGTGATTGGGCGGGTGAATTGTCGGGGCGGGCCATCCCCCGGGTGGGTCCACTCGTTCCCGGTGACTGAGAACTATGTGGTGGTCCCGGAGATGCCACTTAGGTATTGTGCACAGAATTTGCTAAAGGCGGAGCCCACACCTTTGTATAAGTTTGAATGGCATCCGGAGTCTAAAGGGTTCATGCATATTATGTGCAAAGCTAGTGGCAAAATC gTGGCAAGTGTGGAGGTTCCTTTGTTTGTGACGTTTCATTACATCAATGCTTACGAAGAGAAAGATGAAGATGGGAGAGTCACGGCCGTCATTGCTGATTGCTGTGAACATAACGCCGATACTAACATTCTTCAAAACCTTACGCTTCAAAATCTTCGCTCGCGCAACGGCCAAGATGTGTTGCCTGATGCAAG GGTTGGGAGATTTAGGATTCCAATTGATGGGAGTCCAAATGGGACATTAGAGGCGGCATTGGATCCAAATGAGCACGGTAGAGGAATGGATATGTGTAGCATTAACCCTAACTTTTTGGGGAAGAAATATCGCTATGCTTATGCTTGTGGTGCTCAAAGGCCTTGCAACTTCCCAAATACCCTAACCAAG ATCGATTTATTCGAGAAGAAGGCTAAGAACTGGTCTGAGGAAGGATCTGTGCCCTCAGAGCCCTTTTTTGTGGCTAGGCTTGGCGCGACAGAGGAAGATGATG GTGTTGTGATCTCGATGATTAGTGAGAAGAATGGTGATGGATTTGCGTTGGTGTTGGATGGAACTACTTTCGAAGAAATTGCGAGGGCGAAATTCCCGTATGGTCTCCCTTATGGTCTGCATGGAGCATGGGTTCCCAAAAACTGA
- the LOC121780679 gene encoding probable glycosyltransferase At5g03795 isoform X1, whose protein sequence is MSNCYISSRGLSMGNELRYVCLVETRRMLLLMGVVFGLVLFVQYFERPYGNVLSSVFETSKSRVATIKNISSRDPINRDSTNSSVGDEGPDAIKGRYDDTRNGKDEFVSGSGKTLNDSLGDGFGLENGKASNDTFGDDFVLENGTRIVDTLGGGFHLENGLNDTLGDDDSRLGDGKTFLNGTIDEDGIDPEDEISLKDSLEMDRDSIIDTAVRNYIESTDDGLQELEEASRANDSMKHDGNGDIVQSIGRNEELVSKGTPSVAESPSSLLSQSFPPQNPEPSRSTSTESPPPDVTTGKESDNLLLKSENPSIPNADHSRRTKERISEPEPAVLTISKMSNMLEQSQLSYQPPKIQWSSPADRELRNAKALIENAPLIENDPQFDVSLFRNFSAFKRSYELMEETLKVYIYAEGERPIFHQPPLKGIYASEGWFMKQLKSYKKFVTKKPKKAHLFYLPFSTRQLEVSLYVPDSHDRKPLIDTLSNYIQTITAKYPFWNRTTGSDHFLVACHDWAPAETREIMTNCIRSLCNADMKEGFTFGKDTSLPETYIQTPQNPLRQLGGRPPSQRRNLAFFAGNMHGYLRPILLKQWHGKDPDMKIFGQIRKKARGQTSYVQYMKSSKYCICARGFEVNSPRVVEAIFYECVPVIISDNFVPPFFETLNWEAFAVFVLEKDIPDLKRILESIPRKRYSEMQGRVKKVQQHFLWHQKPVKYDVFHMILHSIWYNRVFQTRS, encoded by the exons ATGAGTAATTGTTACATATCGAGCAG GGGTTTGAGCATGGGCAACGAGCTCCGTTATGTATGCCTTGTGGAGACAAGGAGGATGCTGTTGCTAATGGGGGTGGTTTTCGGGTTGGTTTTGTTTGTACAGTATTTCGAGCGTCCATATGGGAATGTCTTATCCTCTGTGTTCGAGACTAGCAAGTCTCGTGTAGCTACTATTAAGAACATTTCCAGTAGGGATCCGATTAATAGAGATTCTACAAATTCGAGTGTTGGTGATGAGGGGCCAGATGCTATAAAGGGAAGGTATGATGATACAAGGAATGGTAAAGATGAGTTTGTCTCGGGAAGTGGAAAGACTCTGAATGATAGTTTAGGTGATGGTTTTGGTTTGGAAAATGGGAAAGCttcaaatgatacttttggtGATGACTTTGTTCTTGAAAATGGTACGAGGATCGTTGATACTTTAGGTGGTGGTTTTCATCTGGAAAATGGGTTGAACGATACTTTAGGCGATGATGATTCTCGTCTGGGAGATGGAAAGACCTTCTTGAATGGCACCATAGACGAAGATGGCATTGATCCAGAGGATGAGATTTCTTTGAAGGACTCGTTGGAAATGGATCGCGACTCAATCATTGATACAGCAGTGAGGAATTATATTGAGAGCACTGATGACGGGCTTCAGGAGCTGGAAGAAGCTTCCAGAGCTAATGATTCGATGAAGCATGATGGGAATGGAGACATCGTTCAAAGTATTGGTAGAAACGAAGAACTTGTTTCTAAGGGAACTCCTTCAGTTGCTGAATCACCGTCTAGTTTGCTCTCCCAATCTTTCCCTCCACAAAATCCAGAACCAAGTCGAAGCACTTCTACAGAATCTCCTCCTCCAGATGTAACAACGGGGAAAGAGTCCGACAATTTACTGCTGAAAAGTGAAAATCCCAGCATTCCGAATGCAGATCATTCCAGAAGAACGAAAGAAAGAATTAGTGAACCGGAACCTGCAGTACTAACAATATCTAAAATGAGCAATATGCTCGAGCAGAGTCAGCTCTCGTACCAACCACCG AAGATTCAATGGTCTTCACCTGCAGATCGTGAACTACGAAATGCAAAAGCCCTGATCGAGAATGCTCCGTTGATAGAAAATGATCCTCAGTTTGATGTTAGCTTGTTTCGCAACTTCTCTGCTTTCAAAAG GAGCTACGAGTTGATGGAAGAGACTCTCAAGGTTTACATCTACGCTGAAGGCGAACGGCCTATATTTCACCAGCCGCCTCTTAAAGGCATATATGCCTCCGAAGGGTGGTTCATGAAGCAGCTAAAGTCGTACAAGAAATTCGTCACCAAAAAGCCTAAAAAGGCCCACCTCTTCTACTTGCCTTTCAGCACGCGTCAGTTGGAGGTCTCTCTCTACGTTCCCGACTCTCACGATCGCAAGCCCTTGATCGACACGCTAAGCAACTACATCCAGACGATCACCGCCAAATACCCTTTCTGGAACAGAACAACCGGATCCGATCATTTCCTCGTCGCCTGTCACGATTGG GCGCCGGCTGAGACGAGGGAGATCATGACGAACTGCATCCGGTCCCTCTGCAACGCCGACATGAAAGAAGGGTTCACGTTCGGCAAAGACACATCCCTCCCTGAGACGTACATCCAAACGCCACAAAACCCGCTAAGGCAGCTCGGGGGCCGGCCCCCGTCCCAGAGACGGAATCTCGCCTTCTTCGCGGGCAACATGCACGGCTACCTCCGGCCGATCCTGCTTAAGCAGTGGCACGGCAAGGACCCCGACATGAAGATATTCGGGCAGATACGCAAGAAGGCGAGGGGGCAGACGAGCTACGTGCAGTACATGAAGAGCAGCAAGTACTGCATTTGCGCGCGAGGGTTCGAGGTGAACAGCCCCCGGGTGGTGGAGGCCATATTCTACGAGTGCGTGCCCGTGATCATCTCGGACAACTTCGTCCCCCCCTTCTTTGAGACGCTGAACTGGGAGGCGTTTGCTGTGTTCGTTCTCGAGAAGGATATACCGGACCTGAAGAGGATACTCGAGTCGATACCGAGGAAGAGGTACTCGGAGATGCAGGGGAGGGTGAAGAAGGTGCAGCAGCATTTTCTGTGGCATCAAAAGCCAGTGAAGTATGATGTTTTTCATATGATTTTGCATTCTATTTGGTATAATAGAGTGTTTCAGACTAGATCTTAG
- the LOC121780679 gene encoding probable glycosyltransferase At3g07620 isoform X2 — protein MGNELRYVCLVETRRMLLLMGVVFGLVLFVQYFERPYGNVLSSVFETSKSRVATIKNISSRDPINRDSTNSSVGDEGPDAIKGRYDDTRNGKDEFVSGSGKTLNDSLGDGFGLENGKASNDTFGDDFVLENGTRIVDTLGGGFHLENGLNDTLGDDDSRLGDGKTFLNGTIDEDGIDPEDEISLKDSLEMDRDSIIDTAVRNYIESTDDGLQELEEASRANDSMKHDGNGDIVQSIGRNEELVSKGTPSVAESPSSLLSQSFPPQNPEPSRSTSTESPPPDVTTGKESDNLLLKSENPSIPNADHSRRTKERISEPEPAVLTISKMSNMLEQSQLSYQPPKIQWSSPADRELRNAKALIENAPLIENDPQFDVSLFRNFSAFKRSYELMEETLKVYIYAEGERPIFHQPPLKGIYASEGWFMKQLKSYKKFVTKKPKKAHLFYLPFSTRQLEVSLYVPDSHDRKPLIDTLSNYIQTITAKYPFWNRTTGSDHFLVACHDWAPAETREIMTNCIRSLCNADMKEGFTFGKDTSLPETYIQTPQNPLRQLGGRPPSQRRNLAFFAGNMHGYLRPILLKQWHGKDPDMKIFGQIRKKARGQTSYVQYMKSSKYCICARGFEVNSPRVVEAIFYECVPVIISDNFVPPFFETLNWEAFAVFVLEKDIPDLKRILESIPRKRYSEMQGRVKKVQQHFLWHQKPVKYDVFHMILHSIWYNRVFQTRS, from the exons ATGGGCAACGAGCTCCGTTATGTATGCCTTGTGGAGACAAGGAGGATGCTGTTGCTAATGGGGGTGGTTTTCGGGTTGGTTTTGTTTGTACAGTATTTCGAGCGTCCATATGGGAATGTCTTATCCTCTGTGTTCGAGACTAGCAAGTCTCGTGTAGCTACTATTAAGAACATTTCCAGTAGGGATCCGATTAATAGAGATTCTACAAATTCGAGTGTTGGTGATGAGGGGCCAGATGCTATAAAGGGAAGGTATGATGATACAAGGAATGGTAAAGATGAGTTTGTCTCGGGAAGTGGAAAGACTCTGAATGATAGTTTAGGTGATGGTTTTGGTTTGGAAAATGGGAAAGCttcaaatgatacttttggtGATGACTTTGTTCTTGAAAATGGTACGAGGATCGTTGATACTTTAGGTGGTGGTTTTCATCTGGAAAATGGGTTGAACGATACTTTAGGCGATGATGATTCTCGTCTGGGAGATGGAAAGACCTTCTTGAATGGCACCATAGACGAAGATGGCATTGATCCAGAGGATGAGATTTCTTTGAAGGACTCGTTGGAAATGGATCGCGACTCAATCATTGATACAGCAGTGAGGAATTATATTGAGAGCACTGATGACGGGCTTCAGGAGCTGGAAGAAGCTTCCAGAGCTAATGATTCGATGAAGCATGATGGGAATGGAGACATCGTTCAAAGTATTGGTAGAAACGAAGAACTTGTTTCTAAGGGAACTCCTTCAGTTGCTGAATCACCGTCTAGTTTGCTCTCCCAATCTTTCCCTCCACAAAATCCAGAACCAAGTCGAAGCACTTCTACAGAATCTCCTCCTCCAGATGTAACAACGGGGAAAGAGTCCGACAATTTACTGCTGAAAAGTGAAAATCCCAGCATTCCGAATGCAGATCATTCCAGAAGAACGAAAGAAAGAATTAGTGAACCGGAACCTGCAGTACTAACAATATCTAAAATGAGCAATATGCTCGAGCAGAGTCAGCTCTCGTACCAACCACCG AAGATTCAATGGTCTTCACCTGCAGATCGTGAACTACGAAATGCAAAAGCCCTGATCGAGAATGCTCCGTTGATAGAAAATGATCCTCAGTTTGATGTTAGCTTGTTTCGCAACTTCTCTGCTTTCAAAAG GAGCTACGAGTTGATGGAAGAGACTCTCAAGGTTTACATCTACGCTGAAGGCGAACGGCCTATATTTCACCAGCCGCCTCTTAAAGGCATATATGCCTCCGAAGGGTGGTTCATGAAGCAGCTAAAGTCGTACAAGAAATTCGTCACCAAAAAGCCTAAAAAGGCCCACCTCTTCTACTTGCCTTTCAGCACGCGTCAGTTGGAGGTCTCTCTCTACGTTCCCGACTCTCACGATCGCAAGCCCTTGATCGACACGCTAAGCAACTACATCCAGACGATCACCGCCAAATACCCTTTCTGGAACAGAACAACCGGATCCGATCATTTCCTCGTCGCCTGTCACGATTGG GCGCCGGCTGAGACGAGGGAGATCATGACGAACTGCATCCGGTCCCTCTGCAACGCCGACATGAAAGAAGGGTTCACGTTCGGCAAAGACACATCCCTCCCTGAGACGTACATCCAAACGCCACAAAACCCGCTAAGGCAGCTCGGGGGCCGGCCCCCGTCCCAGAGACGGAATCTCGCCTTCTTCGCGGGCAACATGCACGGCTACCTCCGGCCGATCCTGCTTAAGCAGTGGCACGGCAAGGACCCCGACATGAAGATATTCGGGCAGATACGCAAGAAGGCGAGGGGGCAGACGAGCTACGTGCAGTACATGAAGAGCAGCAAGTACTGCATTTGCGCGCGAGGGTTCGAGGTGAACAGCCCCCGGGTGGTGGAGGCCATATTCTACGAGTGCGTGCCCGTGATCATCTCGGACAACTTCGTCCCCCCCTTCTTTGAGACGCTGAACTGGGAGGCGTTTGCTGTGTTCGTTCTCGAGAAGGATATACCGGACCTGAAGAGGATACTCGAGTCGATACCGAGGAAGAGGTACTCGGAGATGCAGGGGAGGGTGAAGAAGGTGCAGCAGCATTTTCTGTGGCATCAAAAGCCAGTGAAGTATGATGTTTTTCATATGATTTTGCATTCTATTTGGTATAATAGAGTGTTTCAGACTAGATCTTAG